A genomic stretch from Rhodomicrobium vannielii ATCC 17100 includes:
- a CDS encoding protein-L-isoaspartate(D-aspartate) O-methyltransferase: MMDERLESLIHLLQRNAIADPRVLATMKDIPRKAFIESPELKPLAYADEALPIECGQTISQPYIVAYMTERLNVQRKHDVLEIGTGSGYQTAILSRLARHVYTIEIHEELHRLAVARFKALGLTNITALCGDGSKGWPVPRLFDRILVTAGVIAAPPDLIGQLGPCGAMVIPLGRTSSQRIMLVVRNGNGVEFQSLIPVRFVPLL, from the coding sequence ATGATGGACGAGCGGCTGGAAAGTCTGATCCACCTTTTGCAGCGAAACGCCATCGCCGACCCGCGCGTGCTCGCGACCATGAAAGACATTCCCCGCAAGGCGTTCATCGAGTCGCCGGAACTGAAGCCGCTGGCCTATGCCGACGAAGCGCTTCCCATCGAATGCGGGCAGACGATTTCCCAACCCTACATTGTTGCCTACATGACCGAGCGGCTGAACGTGCAGCGCAAGCACGATGTGCTCGAAATCGGCACCGGCTCGGGATACCAGACGGCGATCCTCTCCCGGCTGGCGCGCCATGTTTACACGATCGAAATTCACGAGGAGCTTCACCGGCTCGCGGTCGCGCGGTTCAAGGCGCTTGGCCTCACCAACATCACGGCGCTCTGCGGCGATGGGTCGAAGGGTTGGCCGGTGCCTCGGCTTTTTGACCGGATTCTCGTCACGGCGGGTGTCATCGCCGCGCCGCCCGACCTCATAGGCCAGCTTGGCCCTTGCGGCGCCATGGTGATACCGCTTGGACGGACATCCTCGCAGAGGATCATGCTCGTCGTCCGCAACGGGAACGGCGTGGAATTCCAAAGCCTGATCCCCGTTCGCTTCGTGCCGCTTCTCTAG